One genomic region from Ptychodera flava strain L36383 chromosome 14, AS_Pfla_20210202, whole genome shotgun sequence encodes:
- the LOC139149775 gene encoding uncharacterized protein isoform X1, with amino-acid sequence MDAAENEGINVAEWQRDVTARLAELQDIVSGNGDCLGPGIFHGLENENALRWWQRYTNFADFRCWSDEKRLKGFGLYLSDEAERWFRNLPGDRRADMEILGETFLERFDKCGPTWLYDKMLFKFKQQSNQTVDQYASLLQLKAEKARKTDKEILSYFMNGLKPPLQAFVAGMNPSDFTSAYEHAKTAEVINKLQQEPEEESAELTEEIKERIGQLKELVKEMSDIESNLHEQSRQNDSQQTGKRRRKVEKYGRRKADSKAIRSNRRQGYVMSTSRDYYNNNKLCLRR; translated from the exons ATGGATGCAGCCGAGAACGAAGGTATAAATGTGGCTGAATGGCAGCGCGATGTCACGGCCAGGTTGGCAGAGTTACAGGACATCGTCTCTGGAAACGGCGATTGTTTAGGACCGGGCATTTTCCACGGTCTCGAAAATGAGAACGCGCTTCGATGGTGGCAGCGATATACTAACTTTGCGGACTTTCGATGCTGGTCAGATGAAAAAAGACTCAAAGGCTTTGGCCTTTACTTATCAGACGAAGCCGAGAGGTGGTTTCGGAATTTACCTGGCGATCGACGGGCTGACATGGAAATCTTAGGAGAGACTTTCCTTGAGCGATTTGATAAGTGTGGTCCAACATGGTTGTACGATaaaatgcttttcaaatttaaacagCAGTCTAACCAGACAGTCGACCAATACGCATCACTGTTACAGCTGAAGGCAGAGAAAGCCAGGAAAACCGACAAAGAAATTTTGTCGTACTTTATGAATGGACTGAAACCTCCACTACAAGCATTCGTCGCAGGAATGAATCCCTCCGATTTTACAAGCGCCTATGAACACGCGAAGACGGCCGAAGTTATCAACAAACTGCAACAGGAGCCAGAGGAGGAGTCAGCAGAGTTAACGGAGGAGATCAAAGAAAGAATCGGACAATTGAaagaacttgtgaaagaaatgtCGGACATTGAATCGAACTTGCATGAACAATCGCGTCAAAATGACTCACAACAGACAGGCAAGAGACGACGGAAAGTAGAGAAATACGGAAGAAGAAAGGCTGACAGTAAAGCAATACGGTCTAATCGCCGTCAAg GCTATGTCATGTCTACCAGCAGAGATtattacaataataataaactaTGCCTGCGAAGGTAA
- the LOC139149775 gene encoding uncharacterized protein isoform X3, with amino-acid sequence MDAAENEGINVAEWQRDVTARLAELQDIVSGNGDCLGPGIFHGLENENALRWWQRYTNFADFRCWSDEKRLKGFGLYLSDEAERWFRNLPGDRRADMEILGETFLERFDKCGPTWLYDKMLFKFKQQSNQTVDQYASLLQLKAEKARKTDKEILSYFMNGLKPPLQAFVAGMNPSDFTSAYEHAKTAEVINKLQQEPEEESAELTEEIKERIGQLKELVKEMSDIESNLHEQSRQNDSQQTGKRRRKVEKYGRRKADSKAIRSNRRQG; translated from the exons ATGGATGCAGCCGAGAACGAAGGTATAAATGTGGCTGAATGGCAGCGCGATGTCACGGCCAGGTTGGCAGAGTTACAGGACATCGTCTCTGGAAACGGCGATTGTTTAGGACCGGGCATTTTCCACGGTCTCGAAAATGAGAACGCGCTTCGATGGTGGCAGCGATATACTAACTTTGCGGACTTTCGATGCTGGTCAGATGAAAAAAGACTCAAAGGCTTTGGCCTTTACTTATCAGACGAAGCCGAGAGGTGGTTTCGGAATTTACCTGGCGATCGACGGGCTGACATGGAAATCTTAGGAGAGACTTTCCTTGAGCGATTTGATAAGTGTGGTCCAACATGGTTGTACGATaaaatgcttttcaaatttaaacagCAGTCTAACCAGACAGTCGACCAATACGCATCACTGTTACAGCTGAAGGCAGAGAAAGCCAGGAAAACCGACAAAGAAATTTTGTCGTACTTTATGAATGGACTGAAACCTCCACTACAAGCATTCGTCGCAGGAATGAATCCCTCCGATTTTACAAGCGCCTATGAACACGCGAAGACGGCCGAAGTTATCAACAAACTGCAACAGGAGCCAGAGGAGGAGTCAGCAGAGTTAACGGAGGAGATCAAAGAAAGAATCGGACAATTGAaagaacttgtgaaagaaatgtCGGACATTGAATCGAACTTGCATGAACAATCGCGTCAAAATGACTCACAACAGACAGGCAAGAGACGACGGAAAGTAGAGAAATACGGAAGAAGAAAGGCTGACAGTAAAGCAATACGGTCTAATCGCCGTCAAg GATGA
- the LOC139149775 gene encoding uncharacterized protein isoform X2, producing the protein MDAAENEGINVAEWQRDVTARLAELQDIVSGNGDCLGPGIFHGLENENALRWWQRYTNFADFRCWSDEKRLKGFGLYLSDEAERWFRNLPGDRRADMEILGETFLERFDKCGPTWLYDKMLFKFKQQSNQTVDQYASLLQLKAEKARKTDKEILSYFMNGLKPPLQAFVAGMNPSDFTSAYEHAKTAEVINKLQQEPEEESAELTEEIKERIGQLKELVKEMSDIESNLHEQSRQNDSQQTGKRRRKVEKYGRRKADSKAIRSNRRQGW; encoded by the coding sequence ATGGATGCAGCCGAGAACGAAGGTATAAATGTGGCTGAATGGCAGCGCGATGTCACGGCCAGGTTGGCAGAGTTACAGGACATCGTCTCTGGAAACGGCGATTGTTTAGGACCGGGCATTTTCCACGGTCTCGAAAATGAGAACGCGCTTCGATGGTGGCAGCGATATACTAACTTTGCGGACTTTCGATGCTGGTCAGATGAAAAAAGACTCAAAGGCTTTGGCCTTTACTTATCAGACGAAGCCGAGAGGTGGTTTCGGAATTTACCTGGCGATCGACGGGCTGACATGGAAATCTTAGGAGAGACTTTCCTTGAGCGATTTGATAAGTGTGGTCCAACATGGTTGTACGATaaaatgcttttcaaatttaaacagCAGTCTAACCAGACAGTCGACCAATACGCATCACTGTTACAGCTGAAGGCAGAGAAAGCCAGGAAAACCGACAAAGAAATTTTGTCGTACTTTATGAATGGACTGAAACCTCCACTACAAGCATTCGTCGCAGGAATGAATCCCTCCGATTTTACAAGCGCCTATGAACACGCGAAGACGGCCGAAGTTATCAACAAACTGCAACAGGAGCCAGAGGAGGAGTCAGCAGAGTTAACGGAGGAGATCAAAGAAAGAATCGGACAATTGAaagaacttgtgaaagaaatgtCGGACATTGAATCGAACTTGCATGAACAATCGCGTCAAAATGACTCACAACAGACAGGCAAGAGACGACGGAAAGTAGAGAAATACGGAAGAAGAAAGGCTGACAGTAAAGCAATACGGTCTAATCGCCGTCAAg
- the LOC139149776 gene encoding DNA-binding protein Ikaros-like has product MASEVEHLPSDSLQSTGNDNSADTDEGEIFHNGAESDREDDIGDRGANMYIGRRGTDRSVLDRGNKHLQIEIKEEPQSPGRMGNHEGSLREPPKCYICDVTFHDEHMYSKHLEEHAVGHFAHSQHIMKSFKCHICSRSFSKKQTLKRHSILHSGIKPFKCAFCTHSTYRKDHLQAHIRIKHLAGKSKQAKCTICNVVFSTHQSLTNHMKSHRNLHNCLHCGEGFYSTGALASHIRSRHASGGLSQQNGGTVYTCEPCRFTTSSSSLYDMHLQCEKHRLKCEASSPMNLQSPQKQNHGGDMNENTGYTTIADMITDVVRMSTQDLPQTAELNRRMETDGDGESVSKGNSTSIASAPVISSVMSLQSDSVYNGMSSPSRESESPPVTTISNSNGNIINHLAVSPRDSGNGSVRSSLSSPEDRAEGSRSQNPSPATSPNVSVVEPEKRDSWNSMLPLSGREGNACSSLLRTLVTNNAKAVLMAKSGQVPKPLCISSNSQWKGTVRDNSTQDDVWRCVDCQIIFPDNVMYTIHMGCHGLKSPFQCNICAYECIDKYEFASHISRGQHRF; this is encoded by the coding sequence ATGGCCAGTGAGGTAGAGCACCTGCCATCGGATTCGCTGCAATCAACAGGAAATGACAACTCTGCCGACACCGACgaaggagaaatatttcacaatggAGCTGAAAGTGACAGGGAAGATGACATAGGTGACAGGGGAGCAAATATGTACATTGGTCGACGTGGCACTGATAGGAGTGTTCTTGACAGGGGTAATAAACACTTACAGATTGAAATTAAGGAAGAACCTCAGAGCCCTGGCAGAATGGGAAACCATGAAGGTTCACTGAGGGAGCCCCCAAAGTGCTATATATGCGATGTTACGTTCCATGATGAACACATGTATTCCAAACATTTGGAGGAGCATGCTGTTGGACACTTTGCGCACTCTCAACACATCATGAAAAGTTTCAAGTGTCACATATGCAGCCGGTCGTTTTCAAAGAAACAGACCCTGAAGCGACACTCCATCTTGCACAGTGGCATCAAGCCATTCAAGTGTGCCTTCTGCACTCACTCTACCTATCGGAAGGACCACCTGCAAGCGCACATCAGAATCAAACATCTAGCTGGCAAGTCCAAACAGGCCAAGTGCACCATCTGTAACGTAGTCTTCTCAACGCACCAGAGTCTTACCAACCACATGAAGAGCCATCGCAACCTGCACAACTGCCTGCACTGCGGGGAGGGTTTCTACAGCACGGGGGCACTGGCCTCGCACATACGAAGCAGGCACGCCAGCGGAGGACTAAGCCAGCAGAATGGAGGAACAGTGTACACCTGCGAACCCTGTCGCTTCACCACTTCCAGTTCCTCACTCTACGACATGCACTTGCAGTGTGAGAAGCACCGACTCAAGTGCGAGGCCTCATCACCCATGAACCTTCAAAGCCCCCAAAAGCAGAATCATGGAGGAGACATGAATGAGAACACTGGCTATACAACAATAGCAGACATGATAACAGATGTGGTCAGGATGAGCACACAAGATCTTCCCCAGACTGCAGAATTGAACAGGAGAATGGAAACAGACGGAGATGGGGAAAGCGTCAGCAAAGGCAATTCCACTTCTATAGCATCTGCTCCGGTCATTTCTAGCGTGATGTCGCTGCAGAGTGATTCAGTGTACAATGGAATGTCGTCACCTTCCCGGGAGTCAGAGTCTCCACCTGTTACCACCATCTCAAACAGCAATGGAAATATCATCAACCACCTAGCTGTGTCCCCGAGAGACAGCGGCAATGGATCAGTCAGGAGTAGCCTATCATCTCCTGAAGACAGAGCGGAAGGCAGCCGCAGCCAGAACCCATCCCCTGCAACAAGCCCCAACGTGTCCGTTGTTGAGCCAGAGAAGCGAGACTCGTGGAACAGCATGCTGCCTTTATCAGGCAGGGAGGGTAATGCGTGTAGTAGCCTTCTACGAACTCTGGTGACAAATAACGCAAAGGCAGTGCTCATGGCCAAGTCCGGGCAGGTGCCCAAACCTCTTTGTATTTCATCCAACTCTCAGTGGAAGGGAACAGTTCGCGACAACTCAACCCAAGATGATGTCTGGAGGTGTGTTGACTGCCAGATTATCTTTCCAGATAACGTCATGTACACCATCCACATGGGATGTCATGGACTGAAATCACCATTTCAGTGTAATATTTGTGCTTATGAGTGCATTGACAAATATGAGTTTGCTTCCCACATCTCGAGGGGACAACACAGATTTTAG